Genomic DNA from Oncorhynchus tshawytscha isolate Ot180627B linkage group LG04, Otsh_v2.0, whole genome shotgun sequence:
taccattatccattaacctttactgatgttaccattatccattaacctttactgatgttaccattatccattaacctttactgatgttaccattatccattaacctttactgatgttaccattatccattaacctttactgatgttaccattatccattaacctttactgatgttaccattatccattaacctttactgatgttaccattatccattaacctttactgatgttaccattatccattaacctttactgatgttaccattatccattaacctttactgatgttaccattatccattaacctttactgatgttaccattatccattaacctttactgatgttaccattatccattaacctttactgatgttaccattatccattaacctttactgatgttaccattatccattaacctttactgatgttatcattatccattaacctttactgatgttaccattatccataaccttttgatgttaccattatccattaacctttactgatgttaccattatccattaacctttactgatgttaccattatccattaacctttactgatgttaccattatccattaacctttactgatgttaccattatccattaacctttactgatgttaccattatccattaacctttactgatgttaccattatccattaacctttactgatgttaccattatccattaacctttactgatgttaccattatccattaacctttactgatgttaccattatccattaacctttactgatgttaccattatccattaacctttactgatgttaccattatccattaacctttactgatgttaccattatccattaacctttactgatgttaccattatccattaatACTGATGTTAtcattatccattaacctttactgatgttaccattatccattaacctttactgatgttaccattatccattaacctttactgatgttaccattatccattaacctttactgatgttaccattatccattaacctttactgatgttaccattatccattaacctttaccattatccattaacctttactgatgttaccattatccattaacctttactgatgttatcattatccattaacctttactgatgttaccattatccattaacctttactgatgttaccattatccattaacctttactgatgttaccattatccattaacctttactgatgttaccattatccattaacctttactgatgttaccattatccattaacctttactgatgttaccattatccattaacctttactgatgttaccattatccattaacctttactgatgttatCATTATCCATGAACCTCTACTGATGTTTAAATCAGAGATTTTTACTGTTGGTGACTTGGGGAATAGAGGCCTAAGGAAAGTGGGTAACAGGGCTGAGATAGGAAAGTAACAGGGATGAGGGGTATTGGCAAAGGACTGGGGTCTTGAGTAACACACAGGTCATTTAGGGACAGGATATGCCTGTATCTGTACTTGATTGTATAGGTTTGAGGGTATTGGTAtgtgggtgttagggttagggcatgGGGGTAACAGGGCTGGGGTGTGTGGGTCATTGAGTTTAGGTGTGTGGGTAAGTGGGCTGAGGTATATAGATATTGAGGTTGAGGAATAGGGGTAAATATCTGTTCATGTTATTATAGACAGAGCACTCTGTCACAACTGTGATCAAGAATAAAACAtacttttaaataaataaataatcaaaatgGATGACATGTTAGGCTACTAGTGGCATAAGATTAGCATAGTGGCATGTCTGGGAAAGATGTGGGAACAAATGGGATAATATCATTCTAGATTGTAGCATCACATTCTTCTATGACATATAGACTTCCCTTCAAatgaatctgtctgtctgggattgTAGGGGTTGTATTTTAGAATTGACATGGTCCTGGTTGTTGTATGTCTATTGTAGTTATTAATTCAGATGTGTTTATAAATGTACTGAGAGGATTTGTGTTCCTGACACAGATGATGTCATTAAACATGAAATGTTCTCTCTTTCTGAACAGATCAGTTTAAACTCACCTCAGACGACTATGTGGGGGCTGATGTTGGTGAAGAGGTCACCCTCCCCTGTCACCTCTCACCTGACACCAGTGCTGTTGCCATGACGATCAGGTGGTTTAAGGAGACAGAGTGTATTTACCTGTATAAGAATGGCCAGGTGACAGAGAGGAGTGGCTATGAGGGCAGAGTGAGTCTGATCAcccaggagctggagagaggcaACGTGTCTCTGAGGCTGATAGACTTCAGGAGGTCAGATAGAGGAGTCTACATCTGTCAGGTCATCCATGGAGAACAGAAGGAGGAGGCTGCAGTGGGTTTAAGGGTCAGAGGAGGTAAGTGTTCTAGAACTCCAGTAATGTTTCTAAAcacctaaacaacaacaataacaaccagTCTCTTTCCCTGTACAGAACACTTGTACTTTCTCATGTAGGTAGGAGTTCATAGTAGGAGTTACAGATGAATAGACTAGATTCATTCTGAATATCAACTAGTTACAATGCATATTACCATCACTCTGAGCTTTGAGCTGGTCTTAAAGCATTAGAACCATTCCAACATTACTGTCACGTCCCCACGATCAGGAGCAATACCATAAATCTCCCACAATATATCTGCTATTGAGGTCAACATTTCAcactccaaaatgaaaatagaatcAGCTTGAATTCAGCTTGATGTCTTATTATGAAGCATTCAGTCATTCTCAGACTGCTCACATAGTAGTGCTGCTTACATCCCTTTCCCTAGATGTACATTAGTAATGAATGTGATGAACAGTCATTCCAATATGATGTATGGTATTTCATTAAATTATGTAATGAGACAGAAATTCAATGAACAATAATAACTAATGCATTCTGTTTTACATGATCATTATTCATGACTCTCCATCTTGGATAATGGATGATCAGAACCAGGTGAGTAATTACTTATTTGTCTGTTTTGTTTATTGACAACCAATAACACAAGACAAAGAACAGACCAGAGTGTTAATCTGATACTATAAAAACTACAGGCCTTGTGAACAGCAGTGTGTCTTCTTCAAGGCTACAAATTAAATCAGTTTCTTTACATTTATCAATACTCTCCCCAAATGTTCTCAAGGTAGGTTGGATTATGATGTATAGATGTTCTTCAAATTATCCAGAATTTTCATATCATATCCCTCCCACAATATATCTGCCATAGAGGTCAAcatttcacatagtcctcccactatatatctgccatagaggtcaatatttcacatagtcctcccactatatatctgctatagaggtcaatatttcacatagtcctcccactatatatctgccatagaggtcaatatttcacatagtcctcccactatatatctgctatagaggtcaatatttcacatagtcctcccactatatatctgccatagaggtcaacatttcacatagtcctcccactatatatctgctatagaggtcaatatttcacatagtcctcccactatatatctgctatagaggtcaatatttcacatagtcctcccactatatatctgctatagaggtcaatatttcacatagtcctcccactatatatctgctatagaggtcaatatttcacatagtcctcccactatatatctgctatagaggtcaatatttcacatagtcctcccactatatatctgccATAGAGGTCAACATTTCAcactccaaaatgaaaatagaatcAGCTTGAATTCAGTTTGATGTCCCAGTATGAAGCATTATCTGTTTTGTTTATTGACTACCAATAACACAAGACAAAGAACAGACCAGAGTGTTAATCTGATACTATAAAAACTACAGTCCTTGTGAACAGCAGTGTGTCTTCTTCAAGGCTACAAATTAAATCAGTTTCTTTACATTTATCAATACTCTCCCCAAATGTTCTCACGGTAGGTTGTATTATGATGTCATATGTTCCTCACATTCTACTGAATGTATATTCCATAGAACCCTGCCTCCTGACACAATATCCTGTATCTGACATAGAGCCCAATGCTGGTTATCACCAACAATGACAATAATCATTTGATCAGAGAAAGACCAATAACAAAACAACATTATTTATGAAGTTAACCAGATCTCATTGGTTGCCACAGTCCCTACATGAGGGAGGCTTGAGTGACAGGAGAAATCTGATTGGTCCTGTTTGTTCTGTATATAGTGATGTAGTCTACCACACAGAACTCACCTCTCTGTTTTACACCATAGACTCAGGATCATGGTATTTACAACATGAGACCCAGGAGGACAAGCTGAAGAGGGAGGCATCAGCTGGTGAGCTTGGTAAGTATGAGAGAGTCTTGATATTCTCTATGTTCTCCAATAATCTATATTTCACTATGATGTTTAATGTATTTGTAGTTTGTTTATACTATGTTTTAAATGTGTCTctgatgagtcagtatgttgaccAGTTCTCTGTTGTTACAGTGGGAGGAGAGACCTCAGATACAGACCCCACACTTCCACTGAGGAGGAGACACAGCATGGAGTTCATTCCTCCATATAGTGAGTTATGGAtgtagattatattatattagacaatGTTGTACATCCTCCAGAGAGTCAGAGTGTTGATTagtgctgtgtgttgtgttgcagtgggaggagagagcagcagtCCAGACTCCCCAGTGTCTCCCAGTGTGTCTGAGCTGAGACTGGTGCTGCTGGGGAGGACTGGGGCTGGGAGGAGTGCAGCAGGAAACACCATCCTGGGCAGAGAGGAGTTTGGGGCCCAGGCCAGCCCCTCTGCAGTGACCCAGAGgagtaagaggagagagggggacgtgTGTGGGAGACGGCTGGTGCTGGTGGACACTCCAGACTGGTTCTGTCCTGGAGTCTCTCTGGAGGAGATGAGACAGGATGTGGGgctctgtgtccgtctgtctgcccCGGGACCCCACGCCTTCCTCCTGGTCATACCAGTGGAGCCCTctaagggggaggagagaggggtgctGGAAAGAATGGAGGAGATGTTTGGGGAGGGGTTTTGGGGACACACTGTGATAATATTCACCCATGATGATGGACTGAAAGAGCAGAGCATTGAGGAGTTTCTCCAAGCAGGAAGTCAGGACCTCCAGCAGCTTGTAGAGAAAAGTGGGAGCAGGTACCACGTCCTCAACATTAAGGACAGGGCCCATGGCACTCAGGTATCAGAGCTGCTGGATCAGGTAGAGGAGATGGtggcaggaaacagagagagattctACAGCAGTCAGACCTACCAGGAGGCAGAGGACCAggttagagagatggagggaaagatccagacagagagaggaggtaggaaacagagggaggagagagacttgaGAGAGAGGCTTGAGAAGGAGTTGCAGGACTCTCTGATAAAGATAGAGGGAGTGATCCAGGAACATGAGGGAGATATCAGAACACTCAGTGAAAGAACCAGTGAACTGGAGAGACAggtgaaagaagagagagatgaggagaagaaaaagagctggagagggagctgAAGAGGGAGTCTgataggagggaggagatggagagaaagctggagagatttagagagaagagagagaatgagaggagggagatggaggagagatacagacaggagataatGGAGAACTGTACAGAGGCCAGAGTTGAAGCAGAGAGAAACCTGATGAATATAGCTACAGAAGAACATCATGATCTCACAGACAaagacagatggaggagaagaatagacagatggaggagaaggatagagagatggaggagaaggatagacagatggaggagaagaatagacagatggaggagaaggatagagagatggaggagaaggat
This window encodes:
- the LOC121846334 gene encoding butyrophilin subfamily 1 member A1-like; translation: MSESRVHNQFKLTSDDYVGADVGEEVTLPCHLSPDTSAVAMTIRWFKETECIYLYKNGQVTERSGYEGRVSLITQELERGNVSLRLIDFRRSDRGVYICQVIHGEQKEEAAVGLRVRGEPGE
- the LOC121846402 gene encoding GTPase IMAP family member 4-like, whose translation is MSQYVDQFSVVTVGGETSDTDPTLPLRRRHSMEFIPPYMGGESSSPDSPVSPSVSELRLVLLGRTGAGRSAAGNTILGREEFGAQASPSAVTQRSKRREGDVCGRRLVLVDTPDWFCPGVSLEEMRQDVGLCVRLSAPGPHAFLLVIPVEPSKGEERGVLERMEEMFGEGFWGHTVIIFTHDDGLKEQSIEEFLQAGSQDLQQLVEKSGSRYHVLNIKDRAHGTQVSELLDQVEEMVAGNRERFYSSQTYQEAEDQVREMEGKIQTERGGRKQREERDLRERLEKELQDSLIKIEGVIQEHEGDIRTLSERTSELERQVKEERDEEKKKSWRGS